The genomic DNA CTGGTTCCACGCGGATTGTGGCTGCTCCCAGTCGGATTGCTGGGCGTTCCATCCCGGCTGCGGCTGGCCGCCGGGGTGTTGGCCCCGGCCGGGCGCATCCTGGGGCTGCTGACCGTAGGGCCCCGAGCCGGGGGGATAACTCATCGTGCGTGCCACCTTCCGCACCCGAGGCACCCAGCGCCCTCCGCGGTCGTTCCCCCCGGGCTCAGTGCCGAAGGCTACCCGACACCGCGCGCGGGACGCGAAATGCGGTCTGGTCCAATCTCCCCGTGACCACCGACCTGCTCGTCTGCGGACTCGGCCCCGCCGGGCGCGCCCTCACCCATCGCGCGCTGGCCCACGGATATTCGGTCACCGCCGTCGATCCCCATCCGGACCGCCGCTGGGTGGCCACATACGGCGCGTGGGCCGACGAGCTGCCGGGGTGGGTCGCGCCGGTGGGGACGACCGCAGGGCGTTTGGCGGCATGGGGCAGTCGGCGATTCGAGATCGAGCGAGCGTATGTGGTGTTCGAAGGTGGGGCGCTACAGGATTCACTGACCGTGGCCGGTGCACGGGTCGTTCGCGACCACGTGATCGATATCGACCGGACCGCCGAAAGCCCTGCCTCCGTTCGACTTTCGACAGGCACGACCCTCACCGCCCGGCGCGTGATCGATGCGCGCGGTGTAGCCCGCTCCCCCGCCCGCGCCGAGCAGACCGCGTACGGCGTGGTGGTTCCTCGGCGATCCTGGGGCGAAACACTGTTCATGGATTGGCGTCCGGACAACGGCGCCGGTCCGGACGATCCCCGCTCCTTCCTCTACGCGGTCCCCCTCCGCGCGGACGCTATGCTCCTAGAGGAGACCTGCCTCGCCGGTCGGCCCGCACTCGACGGAGCCGTCCTGCGCGACCGGCTGCTCACCCGATTGCGCTGTCGCGGAATCGAACTCGATGGAAGCGAGCCGGTCGAGCGGGTACGGTTTCCGGTAACGGGCGGTCGACCCGGCCGCGCCCGATTCGGAGCCGCGGGCGGATTGCTGCATCCGGCCACCGGATACAGCGTCGCCACGTCGCTATCTCTGTCCGATGCGGTCGTGGCCGGGGAATCGATCTGGCCCGTGTCCGCCCACGCGGTACATCTGTTGCGAGCAGCGGGATTACGCGCACTACTGGCACTACCACCGCAGGACCTTCCACTCTTCTTCGACGCCTTTTTCGACCTCCCGATCGAGCTTCAGCGCGCATACCTGTCCGGGCACAGCGACTTCCGAGGTACCGCAGCAGCGATGAACCGAATCTTCCGCGCATTACCGTGGAGGCTACGCCGAACCCTCGCCACGGCCGTCGCACCGATACCGTTACTCACGAAATGAACGTCCAGCTCTCCAACAACAGCCACCGCCCCGCGCAATCGCGCATGCTCGGGCGGATCCGCGCCCATGCATGGTGATACCCCGTGCGGCGGCCCGGCGCAGGGCACCGAATTCGCCGCCACCTCACCACCGATCATGGCGTCCGGGCTCTTCCCTATATCCGGGTGCGCGAGCACCGTGCGCGCGAGTTCATTACCGGTGACCAACCAGCCCTCGGTTCCCGACGACGTGGTGAACCGGTGAATCGGCCCCCGGCGGCCAGCGTCCCTGCGGCCGCCCGCGAGTCCCGGAAGTAGGCGTCGTCGAAGCTGACCGTGTGCACGCCCATCGGGACCATTTCTACCGGTCCGTCCGCCGATCCGCCGACCGTGACGCGGCCGGGTCGGCACGACGAGGCCGAACCCGTTGTGCGCGACCGATTTTCGGGCTCCGGCGGCCTACGGGTCAGCCCCGCCGACGCCAGTGGAACAGGCGGTAGAGGTTCAGGCCGTAGCCCCAGCCGAAGCTCTTCGGGGTGAACAGTCGGGGATCGTCGGGGTTCCAGATGCGGGAGCGGGTCCGCTGTGCGGTCGGACGCCGCCAGTCGTAAGGCAGACCGAGCGCCTTGCCCTCCGGTTCGGGGACACGGTCGTCGTCGTTCGTGCTGGGCATCGAGCTCACATCCCTTCGACCTTGCCACTCACTGGTGGTCGACCACGAGGGCTGTCGCATTGTCCGAGCCGCCGGTGCGTAATGCCAGGTCGACCAGGGCGTCCGCGGTCGCGCCGGGCGCCGCGCCGCCGCCCAGCAGTTCCTTGAGGGTCGCCATGCCGACCCGCTTGTGCACGCCGTCGGTGCTCAGCAGCAGGCGGCCCCGGCTCGACCCGGTGCTCGCGAATCCGATCCCGCCCGGGCGGACCGTGCGCACCGAGGTGGTGACCAGGTGGCTCATGCGCGGCGCGGCGATGCGGCCGCGCGCACGGAAGTATTCGGCGACGGTGTGATCGACGGTGATCTGATGCAGCACCCGCCCGTTCCAGCGGTAGGCGCGGCAGTCGCCGACCCAGGCGATCTCGGTCGGCGCGTCCGGGCGCTCGGGGGTGGGCAGCACCGCCACCACCGCGACCGCGTCGGCGCTCGGCTCCGGGAATTCACGGAGCAATTGCGCCTGTGCCGCAACGATTCCCGCGAGTGCGCCGTCGTGCGCGCCGACGCGGGCGGCGGTCGCGGCGGCGGTGCGGGCGGCCCGCGCGGCCAGCAGGTGGTCGCCCACCCCATCCGCGACGACGAACGCGGTGCGGCCCGCCACCGGATCGGTGGCCGTCGCGACGGCATCGGCATTGATCGAGCGCAGGCCGCGCCTGCTGACCGATTCGCCGGTGATTCCGATGAGCCGCACCAGCTCACGCCGGGTAATGGCGGTCGTCACTGCATTCTGCACGGCCAGACCTCCTCGTCGGGACCGAACCCGTTCATGCTGTTGTCAGCATGACCTCAGTAAACCGTGATTTTCCGTGGACAGTGCCAGATTCACCCGTGCAATTCCTGTGAATCCGCAGGACAACCCC from Nocardia terpenica includes the following:
- a CDS encoding lycopene cyclase family protein, with translation MTTDLLVCGLGPAGRALTHRALAHGYSVTAVDPHPDRRWVATYGAWADELPGWVAPVGTTAGRLAAWGSRRFEIERAYVVFEGGALQDSLTVAGARVVRDHVIDIDRTAESPASVRLSTGTTLTARRVIDARGVARSPARAEQTAYGVVVPRRSWGETLFMDWRPDNGAGPDDPRSFLYAVPLRADAMLLEETCLAGRPALDGAVLRDRLLTRLRCRGIELDGSEPVERVRFPVTGGRPGRARFGAAGGLLHPATGYSVATSLSLSDAVVAGESIWPVSAHAVHLLRAAGLRALLALPPQDLPLFFDAFFDLPIELQRAYLSGHSDFRGTAAAMNRIFRALPWRLRRTLATAVAPIPLLTK
- a CDS encoding DUF5808 domain-containing protein, with amino-acid sequence MPSTNDDDRVPEPEGKALGLPYDWRRPTAQRTRSRIWNPDDPRLFTPKSFGWGYGLNLYRLFHWRRRG
- a CDS encoding PP2C family protein-serine/threonine phosphatase, with the translated sequence MQNAVTTAITRRELVRLIGITGESVSRRGLRSINADAVATATDPVAGRTAFVVADGVGDHLLAARAARTAAATAARVGAHDGALAGIVAAQAQLLREFPEPSADAVAVVAVLPTPERPDAPTEIAWVGDCRAYRWNGRVLHQITVDHTVAEYFRARGRIAAPRMSHLVTTSVRTVRPGGIGFASTGSSRGRLLLSTDGVHKRVGMATLKELLGGGAAPGATADALVDLALRTGGSDNATALVVDHQ